CAGTACGATTCCGGAAGCCATCCAGAAAATTAAAAAAGACAGCCTGAAAGAACCGATCCTTGATACCCTTCAAGTCGTGGCTTTGAGCGATACTCTGGCGAAAGAAGAAGGGTTGGAGAAGTCCCTTGACTTCCTGATCCGGGACCCCCGGGTGTCGTCCAATGTCAGCACCATCATCATCAGGGACGTGTCGCCTGAGGTGTACCTCACCCTGTTCACGCCGCAGCAGAAGCTTTCGTCACTCTACACGAACATCATGATCAAAAATGCGAAAGATGTGTGGGGAAAACTCGTGAACACTTCCTCTGAAAGGATCAAGAGCTATCTCGAAGACCACACATCCGATTTCGTCATCCCTTATGTGGAGATCCACGGGGATGTGGAGAAAGGCTTATCCAAAGCCAACATCGAAGATTTCACCCCCGACGTCCATGTGTCTCTCGAAGGCTTCGTCACGTTTAAAGGAGACAAGGTGCAAACCTTTCTGACGCAAGAAGAAAGCAACACGCTCGCACTGATAAAAGGGATCAACCAGGTAGTGTCGATCTCGACCCCCTGCCCCGATGCTGAAGAAGATTTCACCATTGATACGATCAACACCTCCTCCTCTCTAAAAGTGAAGGGTGACCATACCGTCTCATTGCAGGTCAAGGTCGAAGGAAATCTTGAACAGCTTTCCTGCAAAAAACAGCTTCCTGCAAATGAAATGAAAAAGGTGCTTCAGAATCAGTTGAAAAAAAAGCTCACCTCTGATATCGAGGCGCTGATCAAGAAAGCCCAGGAAGAAGGAACCGATATAGTCGGCGTGAAGGATGCCTTCTACCGGCAGGAACCAAAAGTGTGGAAAGAAAAGAAAACTGATCCCCACTTCTTTTCAAATGTGAAAATCGAGACCGATGTGAATGTCGTATTCATCCGATTCGGTCATATTAAGTAGTAAGGAGGTAGATACCATGAACAAAGCATTCATCTCACCATTTGAACTGGGCTCGATGATGCTTCTCTTTCTGACAGGAAGCACAATCGTCGTCGGCTTGAATTTCTCTGCCATGGAAGGGAGCATCCTCGCCATCCCGTTTGAGGTCGGATTCGGGATTGGCCTGTTCTACTTCTACCTCCTGATCATGAAAAAAAGCGGCTGGAAGGACTTCCTTCCTTTATTAGAAATGGGCTTCGGCTCGTTTTTATGTAAAATTCTTGCCGTTCTGTACAGCATGTATTTTCTCTACATCGCTGCCCGGGTGCTGAACGACTTCTCTTTTTTCACCACCCAGATCCTCTATCCCGATTCGTTGAAATGGGTCGCAGCCGTCCCGTTCCTCCTTGTCGCCGGCTACTGTGCGATGCTCGGGATCGAAGCGATTGCAAGAAGCGCCATCATCATGACCTTCTTTTCTTTTATCATCCTGATCGCCCTCTGGCTGCTCGGATTCCTGTCCGATGAATTTCAGGCAACCTATCTCATGCCCTTATTTGCACAAGGCTTCAAACCGATCCAGAAAATGATCTTTCCGACCGGGCTGACGTTCCCTTTCGGCGAGCTCGTCGTCTATCTCGTGCTTCTCCCCCTCGTCCACGGGAGAGAAAAACTGAAGAAAACCGCCTGGATCCCGATCACAATCGCAGGCGTCATTCTGATGATCACCATGGAGCTGGTCATCGGCATCCTTCATGCCCCTTTTGCCAACACCTACTATTTCCCGTTTGTGAAAGCGATGGAAATGGTCACTTATCTCGATCTCGTCGAACATCTTGAAATCTTCACCTACCTCCTCCTCATCGGCGGGGGCTTCATGAAGATATCCGTATTCCTGTACGCGGCGAGGTCGGTTCTCACCCAATTATTCCAGGTGAAACAAAAGAATTGGCACGTCATCCTGCTCCTCGTCGCCGTCTACCTCCTCTCCCTTCACCGGAGCAGTGACATCACCGATCCTCTGTATGTAGGGCTGAAGCTCGTCCCCTACTATCTTCATATTCCGATACAGTTCATCATTCCGCTTGTTCTTGGGGTGGTGGTGTTTTGGAGGGGGAGGAAGGTGGGGTGAAAGAAAAAGAGAGGCATATCCCGGACGGGGGATTTGCCTCTCTTTTTAATGATTTTGTCACTTCTGAGCAGGAGAATGTTTCACCATCAACCAAGCCAACGAAAGAAAACTCCCCGCAGCGATCACAAACAAAAATGAGATCGTCCACTTTTCATTCCCCTGTACACCAAGATAATACCCAAGTGCGGCGAAGAGAATTCCCGCAAGCAGTAAAAGCATTTTTTTCATCCATCATCACCCCTTCAAGAAAATGATTCCATATCCTCACTGACTCTTCAATCTTTTTCCACACCTAGTCCCCACGCCAAATACCCAATGATCCACTCGGTCTGTTCTTTCAGCTG
The nucleotide sequence above comes from Bacillus sp. KH172YL63. Encoded proteins:
- a CDS encoding Ger(x)C family spore germination protein, yielding MKLSNIRLVFFVFIILGAVVVGHLRTNSLNEIELVSGIGIDRQDDAYSVTLQVFNPSANQKNSVDPTGGFTYTQTGSTIPEAIQKIKKDSLKEPILDTLQVVALSDTLAKEEGLEKSLDFLIRDPRVSSNVSTIIIRDVSPEVYLTLFTPQQKLSSLYTNIMIKNAKDVWGKLVNTSSERIKSYLEDHTSDFVIPYVEIHGDVEKGLSKANIEDFTPDVHVSLEGFVTFKGDKVQTFLTQEESNTLALIKGINQVVSISTPCPDAEEDFTIDTINTSSSLKVKGDHTVSLQVKVEGNLEQLSCKKQLPANEMKKVLQNQLKKKLTSDIEALIKKAQEEGTDIVGVKDAFYRQEPKVWKEKKTDPHFFSNVKIETDVNVVFIRFGHIK
- a CDS encoding GerAB/ArcD/ProY family transporter; the protein is MNKAFISPFELGSMMLLFLTGSTIVVGLNFSAMEGSILAIPFEVGFGIGLFYFYLLIMKKSGWKDFLPLLEMGFGSFLCKILAVLYSMYFLYIAARVLNDFSFFTTQILYPDSLKWVAAVPFLLVAGYCAMLGIEAIARSAIIMTFFSFIILIALWLLGFLSDEFQATYLMPLFAQGFKPIQKMIFPTGLTFPFGELVVYLVLLPLVHGREKLKKTAWIPITIAGVILMITMELVIGILHAPFANTYYFPFVKAMEMVTYLDLVEHLEIFTYLLLIGGGFMKISVFLYAARSVLTQLFQVKQKNWHVILLLVAVYLLSLHRSSDITDPLYVGLKLVPYYLHIPIQFIIPLVLGVVVFWRGRKVG